A DNA window from Onychomys torridus unplaced genomic scaffold, mOncTor1.1, whole genome shotgun sequence contains the following coding sequences:
- the LOC118575287 gene encoding elongin-B-like, whose translation MIRLHKTTIFMEGKESCTVFQLKRVVQGIPKWPPEEKWLYKDDQLLEDRTALGECGFTSQTAWIQAPATVGLALGADDAFEALNIEPLSSPP comes from the coding sequence ATGATCCGCCTGCACAAGACCACCATCTTCATGGAGGGCAAGGAGTCGTGTACCGTGTTCCAGCTAAAGCGTGTTGTCCAAGGCATCCCCAAGTGGCCTCCAGAAGAGAAGTGGCTGTACAAAGATGACCAGCTGCTTGAGGACAGAACAGCTCTGGGCGAGTGTGGCTTCACTAGCCAGACAGCATGGATACAAGCCCCAGCCACAGTAGGCCTGGCCTTGGGTGCAGATGATGCCTTTGAGGCCCTGAACATTGAGCCCTTGTCCAGCCCTCCCTAG